The Gemmata palustris genome includes a region encoding these proteins:
- a CDS encoding beta strand repeat-containing protein → MNWIDSIRRRLHIATRPNRKTRRAFPPRLSLTHLEDRTVPTTLTWTGTVDANWSTIGNWSGGGAGEEVPNSSDDVLIFASAPVRLASANDITSLSVDEIQLSASGYALSGAAVALATGLTDTTATGTNTVALSLGGAGAVTKSGAGTLALSGTSTYAGATTINAGVLRVDGTITSAVTLAGGTLSGSGTVNSPGITDTAASVVDPGTVGGSGILTYSNATGLTLTTSSILHIDLNGSTVGTGYDQLKLTNGSALFNPNGATLDIGLGYLPTVNTSFQIVSQTISSAITGRFNGISQFGSLAVGPVTFSVGYFSSGVTLTVTSVNVQTSTWDGGGTTDNWSDAANWVGNAAPSQFDALVFPTGAQRLTNVNDLAGLQFSSLTIGGAGYTLSGNALDLAGSLLATYASGSSAVALPISLHSSSTFDVTTGGTLVASGAISGTGFGVTKIGGGTLQYAGALANSYTGATTVNAGRLELNKTAGVNAFAGNLVVGNSSGTDDAVALLASNQIPDAATVTVNDGAVLGLNNFDDQIGTLTMTGATVATGTGTLTLGDNVTTNSAATTSVISGNLDLGGATRTFTVGNNSNLDPDLSITANISGTGAGLIKAGANSQLLLSGNNTYDGITTITAGAIEIASDNALGSSSAGTVVNSGFSLALLGGITVPEPITISGAGFGGLGAVFNGSGNNTISGAITLGANSTIGSLSGTLTFSGVISDGASSFALTKVCAGTVALTSANTYDGGTTITNGLNGGGALAISDGSALGTGLVTVASGGSLDLSGGITLANTINLNGVPVTNRSKINSVSGGNTIQGDIGITGANNESFDVAGGTTLTVTGVISGAVDFDKNGTGTLTLTGTNTHTGNVNVGDGALIVNGSLATSNAVFVDGALGGSGTVPAVTISSIGTLSPGNSPGTLHTGALAFTDGGSIYSAELNGPTAGTQYDQINATGGVYLYGATLTLSIGYAPAVGTQFTLISNVTVGSVGGTFNGLSEGATITSGSATYAISYTGGDGNDVVLTLVSRTDTWTGLGGDSNWSTAANWASGVAPIAGDDLVFPTGAARTSSVNDFVAGTNFNSITIDGAGFSFTGNAIQLDDGVTATYASGTSTIGLATNLTGNQAIDVAAGGTLTLSGAISGSAAVTKTGAGVLLLSATDTYSGATSVTGGTLLVDGSIAASSAVTVAGGATLGGSGALPAFTLVSGATVAPGTPVGALASGSATFASGSTYAVAINGTTAGTQYDQLNVTGTVALAGATLAPTFGFTPTGGDTFIIIANDMSDVVSGTFVGLSEGGTFLLGSTTFRISYIGGDGNDVTLTAVPQPALSISSASTAEGNSGTTALTFTVTLSAPSLQTVTVAYTTADGTATAGTDYTPVSGTLTFAPGETTQTVTVFVTGDTATEADETFRVVLASPVSATIAAGSGTGTITNDDADTRIVLGAVGGMVQQIDPATGLPGASVPAYTGFRGEVRVSSGDVDGDGTADLITGTGTGAMGGHVKVFDGATGAERFSFLAFDGFAGGVFVASGDVNGDGFADIVVAADAGATPHVKVFSGKDGSLMRSFLAYDAGFKGGVRVAVGDVDGDGFADIVTGSGAGAPANVKVFSGQSGGLLASLLPYAGFNGGVYVGAGDVDGDGLADIITGSGAGAPGGHVKVFSGRDFALEDSFLAFDRTFTGGVRVGTGQVNGVTAVLAGSGAGARGHFKAFGPGHQELLSLLSAGFDQNGVYVA, encoded by the coding sequence ATGAACTGGATTGACTCGATTCGGCGCCGGCTCCATATCGCGACCCGCCCCAACCGAAAGACCCGCCGGGCGTTCCCGCCCCGCCTCTCGCTGACCCACCTGGAAGACCGGACCGTCCCCACCACGCTGACGTGGACCGGCACCGTCGATGCGAACTGGAGCACGATCGGCAACTGGTCCGGCGGCGGCGCGGGGGAAGAAGTCCCGAATTCCTCCGACGACGTGCTGATCTTCGCGTCCGCGCCCGTGCGCCTCGCCAGCGCGAACGACATCACCTCGCTGTCCGTCGATGAGATCCAGTTGAGCGCTTCGGGCTACGCCCTGTCCGGCGCGGCGGTCGCCCTTGCCACGGGACTGACCGACACGACCGCTACCGGTACCAATACAGTCGCCCTCTCGCTCGGGGGGGCCGGCGCGGTCACCAAATCGGGCGCCGGCACCCTCGCGCTCTCCGGGACCAGCACCTACGCTGGCGCCACGACCATCAACGCGGGCGTGCTGCGGGTGGACGGCACGATCACGAGCGCGGTGACCCTCGCGGGCGGCACGTTGAGCGGCTCGGGCACGGTCAATAGCCCGGGGATCACGGACACCGCGGCGTCGGTCGTCGATCCGGGGACGGTGGGCGGCTCTGGAATCCTGACGTACTCGAACGCGACCGGGCTCACCCTCACGACCTCCTCGATCCTCCACATCGACCTCAACGGGTCGACCGTCGGCACGGGCTACGATCAACTGAAACTCACCAACGGGTCCGCCCTGTTCAACCCGAACGGCGCGACCCTGGACATCGGCCTCGGCTACCTGCCGACAGTGAATACCAGCTTCCAGATCGTCTCGCAGACGATCTCCTCCGCGATCACCGGGCGGTTCAACGGCATCAGCCAGTTCGGTAGCCTGGCGGTCGGTCCCGTGACGTTTTCGGTCGGATACTTCAGTTCGGGCGTGACCCTGACGGTCACCTCCGTCAACGTCCAGACCTCCACCTGGGACGGCGGGGGTACGACCGACAACTGGTCCGACGCCGCGAACTGGGTCGGGAACGCCGCGCCTTCGCAATTCGATGCGCTCGTGTTCCCGACCGGCGCCCAGAGGCTCACGAACGTCAACGACCTCGCCGGCCTTCAATTCTCTTCGCTGACCATCGGCGGCGCGGGCTACACTTTGAGCGGCAACGCGCTCGACCTCGCGGGGAGCCTGCTGGCCACTTACGCATCGGGAAGTTCGGCGGTTGCGCTGCCCATTTCATTGCACTCGTCGAGCACGTTCGACGTTACCACGGGCGGAACTCTGGTCGCCAGCGGCGCGATCTCGGGCACCGGTTTCGGCGTTACCAAGATCGGCGGGGGCACGCTCCAGTACGCGGGGGCTTTGGCCAACTCGTACACGGGTGCGACCACCGTCAACGCCGGGCGGCTCGAACTCAACAAGACGGCCGGCGTGAACGCGTTCGCGGGGAACTTGGTCGTCGGCAACAGCTCCGGCACCGACGACGCGGTCGCGCTCCTGGCCTCGAACCAGATCCCCGACGCCGCGACCGTGACCGTCAACGACGGGGCCGTGCTCGGCCTGAACAACTTCGATGACCAGATCGGCACCCTGACCATGACCGGGGCCACGGTCGCCACCGGCACCGGGACGCTCACCCTGGGCGACAACGTCACCACCAACTCCGCCGCCACCACCTCCGTCATCTCGGGCAACCTGGACCTGGGCGGGGCGACCCGCACCTTCACGGTCGGCAACAACTCCAACCTCGACCCCGACCTCTCGATCACGGCCAACATCAGCGGGACCGGCGCGGGGCTCATCAAGGCGGGGGCGAACAGCCAGCTCCTGCTCTCGGGGAACAACACCTACGACGGCATTACCACGATCACCGCGGGGGCCATCGAGATCGCCAGCGATAACGCCCTGGGCTCGTCGTCAGCCGGGACGGTCGTCAACAGCGGGTTCTCACTGGCCTTGCTGGGCGGAATCACGGTGCCAGAGCCGATCACCATCAGCGGCGCGGGGTTCGGCGGGTTGGGGGCGGTCTTCAACGGGAGCGGCAACAATACAATCTCCGGCGCGATCACGCTGGGGGCCAATAGCACCATCGGCTCGCTCAGCGGCACCCTGACGTTCAGTGGCGTGATCTCCGATGGCGCCAGCAGCTTCGCCCTCACCAAGGTCTGCGCGGGAACGGTTGCCCTGACAAGCGCGAACACCTACGACGGCGGGACGACTATCACGAACGGCCTCAACGGGGGCGGCGCCCTCGCAATCAGCGACGGCTCGGCACTCGGAACGGGCCTAGTAACGGTCGCCAGCGGCGGGTCGCTGGACCTGAGTGGCGGGATCACGCTGGCCAACACGATCAATCTTAACGGCGTCCCTGTTACTAACCGGAGCAAGATCAACAGCGTCTCGGGAGGCAACACCATTCAGGGCGACATCGGGATCACCGGTGCCAATAATGAGTCCTTCGATGTGGCCGGGGGGACGACGCTGACGGTCACCGGGGTCATCAGTGGCGCGGTCGACTTCGATAAGAACGGCACCGGCACGCTGACCCTCACGGGCACCAACACGCACACCGGGAACGTGAACGTCGGCGACGGCGCGCTGATCGTCAACGGCTCGCTCGCCACCAGCAACGCAGTATTCGTCGACGGCGCCCTCGGCGGCTCGGGCACGGTCCCCGCGGTGACGATCTCGAGCATCGGCACCCTCTCCCCGGGCAACTCGCCCGGCACGTTGCACACGGGCGCCCTCGCGTTCACCGACGGCGGCTCGATCTACAGCGCCGAGCTCAACGGGCCGACCGCCGGCACCCAGTACGATCAGATCAACGCAACGGGCGGCGTTTACCTCTACGGCGCCACGCTCACGCTCTCCATCGGTTACGCGCCCGCCGTTGGGACCCAGTTCACCCTGATTAGTAACGTCACCGTCGGCTCGGTCGGCGGCACGTTCAACGGGCTGTCCGAGGGCGCCACGATCACCTCCGGTTCCGCGACCTACGCGATCAGCTACACCGGGGGCGACGGCAACGACGTCGTCCTGACTCTGGTCTCTCGGACCGACACCTGGACCGGGTTGGGCGGGGACAGCAACTGGTCCACCGCGGCGAACTGGGCCAGCGGCGTTGCCCCGATCGCGGGCGACGATCTCGTTTTCCCCACCGGGGCCGCCCGGACGAGCAGCGTCAACGACTTCGTCGCCGGGACCAATTTTAATTCGATCACGATCGACGGCGCCGGGTTCTCCTTCACCGGCAACGCGATCCAACTCGACGACGGGGTGACCGCGACTTACGCGTCCGGCACTTCGACGATCGGTCTCGCCACGAACCTAACGGGGAACCAAGCGATCGATGTGGCCGCGGGCGGGACACTAACGCTCTCGGGCGCGATCTCGGGCTCGGCCGCCGTCACCAAGACCGGCGCCGGGGTACTTCTGCTCAGCGCGACCGACACCTACAGTGGTGCAACGAGCGTCACCGGCGGTACCCTGCTCGTTGACGGCAGCATCGCCGCGAGCAGCGCGGTGACGGTCGCCGGCGGGGCCACACTGGGCGGCTCGGGTGCCCTCCCCGCGTTCACGCTCGTCAGCGGGGCCACGGTCGCCCCCGGAACCCCGGTGGGCGCCCTCGCCTCGGGCAGCGCCACCTTCGCCAGCGGTTCGACTTACGCCGTCGCCATCAACGGCACGACGGCCGGCACCCAGTACGACCAGCTCAACGTCACCGGCACGGTGGCGCTGGCCGGGGCGACGCTCGCGCCCACGTTCGGCTTCACGCCGACGGGCGGCGACACGTTTATCATCATCGCCAACGACATGAGCGATGTGGTAAGTGGGACCTTCGTCGGGTTGAGTGAGGGCGGGACGTTCCTCCTCGGGAGCACCACGTTCCGGATCTCTTACATTGGCGGCGACGGCAACGACGTGACCCTGACCGCCGTCCCTCAGCCGGCGCTCTCAATTTCCAGCGCGTCTACGGCCGAAGGGAACAGCGGGACCACCGCCCTCACGTTCACCGTTACCTTGTCCGCGCCGAGCCTCCAGACGGTTACGGTCGCGTACACCACGGCCGACGGGACGGCGACCGCCGGCACCGACTACACGCCCGTTTCCGGAACGCTGACGTTCGCGCCGGGCGAGACCACACAAACCGTCACCGTCTTCGTCACCGGTGACACCGCGACGGAAGCCGACGAGACGTTCCGCGTTGTGCTCGCGTCGCCCGTCAGCGCCACCATTGCGGCCGGTAGCGGCACCGGGACCATAACGAATGACGACGCCGATACCCGAATCGTCCTCGGGGCGGTGGGCGGCATGGTGCAACAGATCGACCCCGCGACAGGGCTACCGGGTGCGTCGGTCCCGGCGTACACCGGGTTCCGGGGCGAGGTCCGTGTCTCGTCCGGTGACGTGGACGGCGACGGGACCGCGGACCTCATTACCGGCACCGGCACCGGGGCGATGGGCGGGCACGTCAAAGTGTTCGACGGGGCCACGGGTGCCGAGCGGTTCAGCTTCCTGGCGTTCGACGGATTCGCCGGGGGGGTGTTCGTGGCGTCGGGCGACGTGAACGGGGACGGGTTCGCCGACATCGTGGTGGCCGCCGACGCGGGCGCTACCCCGCACGTCAAGGTGTTCAGCGGCAAGGACGGGTCGCTGATGAGGAGCTTCCTGGCCTACGACGCGGGATTCAAGGGCGGCGTGCGGGTCGCGGTAGGGGACGTGGACGGGGACGGGTTCGCCGACATCGTCACCGGGAGTGGCGCCGGGGCACCGGCCAACGTCAAAGTCTTCAGTGGTCAGAGCGGCGGGCTCCTCGCGAGTCTCCTGCCCTACGCCGGGTTCAACGGCGGCGTCTACGTCGGGGCGGGTGACGTGGACGGCGACGGGCTCGCCGACATCATCACCGGGAGCGGCGCCGGGGCACCGGGCGGGCACGTGAAGGTGTTCAGTGGCCGGGATTTTGCGCTGGAAGACAGCTTCCTGGCGTTCGATCGGACGTTCACGGGTGGGGTCCGCGTGGGTACCGGGCAGGTGAACGGCGTCACCGCGGTACTCGCGGGTTCCGGCGCCGGTGCGCGGGGGCACTTTAAGGCCTTCGGCCCCGGTCACCAGGAGTTACTCAGCCTGCTCTCCGCGGGTTTCGACCAGAACGGCGTTTACGTCGCGTGA
- a CDS encoding prolyl oligopeptidase family serine peptidase — protein MRGNRFLRRSAACVGLIALAGLLRAAEPAPAPRSAGTAAALAPLGRETYLLPPKEIADAVLASRGEIVALTNLSPDGRKFLIAKRDPLPPVERLGAPCVHLAEMAFDPVACRSRELWVGSAEALDLFFPAERRTVPVRVPSGARIASPAWSPDGSKLAFFALFPDATHICVADTETGACRKVTQTPVLATLVTAFQWSPDGKRIHTVLLPDGGKRPVPKPGIATEPKVRIARDGKDPSRTYRYLLESPYQMQLLEHLLTGQVAVVGVEDGAVTPIGEPAMVRSVSASPNEKQFRVATVKKPFSYYAPFQRFGTQESIWDKSGKSLVTLSDRNLRETETPPVVTPATTPTQPPFPKGGLTKGARGTGGTQPVPDPTQPAPTPPVNPTNPDDAPTVAPEPFDPDAKRDLSWRPDGKGMSFLQLEPVAKDAKKDDAKKDDTKAVRKDRVMQWLPPFGKDDAKVVYESPNRIVGAQYSADGHWLFISQTVDAQRQITAIDVANPKTTYVISRGGSDFATPKKDEPPAKKDGGDSDNEDADDEQPGAGRGGATVGLGLLARPLGAVNVVRVSNTGTVYLSGTERARGAGEGAFPKPYIDAVNIKTGKKTRVFEGKADVLETVDGVDGDDVKYVFTTRQKSNVVPNSYVTDVGTGKATKLTDNVEKSAWFHELKTERFRATRADGIKFWVKVTRSPKAEGKLPALFWIYPREYADQADYDAKAGRGGTGTGPGATAGRYTGPAPRSVAILTLAGYAVVEPDVPIVGPTGRMNDNYVPDLRNGLWAAIDECDKRGLIDRDRLACGGHSYGAFSTANALAHTPFFKAGIAGDGCYNRTLTSMSFQSERRQLWDARETYLEMSPLLRANQINGALLMYHGMEDANVGTHPMNSEALFAALDGLGKPAALYMYPYEGHGPIARETNLDMWARWLAWLDLYVKSAKAK, from the coding sequence ATGCGAGGGAACCGCTTCCTCCGCCGGTCGGCCGCGTGCGTCGGTCTGATCGCCCTGGCCGGGCTGCTGAGGGCTGCCGAGCCCGCACCCGCTCCCCGTTCCGCCGGCACCGCGGCCGCGCTCGCACCGTTAGGGCGCGAGACGTACCTGCTCCCGCCGAAGGAGATCGCCGACGCGGTTCTCGCGTCCCGCGGGGAGATCGTGGCCCTTACGAACCTGAGCCCGGACGGGCGCAAGTTCCTGATCGCCAAGCGCGACCCGTTGCCGCCGGTCGAGCGCCTCGGGGCGCCCTGCGTCCACCTCGCGGAGATGGCCTTCGATCCGGTCGCGTGCCGCTCGCGCGAGCTGTGGGTGGGCAGCGCGGAAGCGCTTGATCTGTTCTTCCCGGCCGAGCGCCGCACCGTGCCCGTGCGGGTGCCGTCGGGCGCGCGGATTGCGAGTCCCGCATGGTCCCCGGACGGTTCCAAACTGGCATTCTTCGCGCTGTTCCCGGACGCCACGCACATCTGCGTCGCCGACACTGAAACCGGCGCGTGCCGGAAGGTGACGCAAACGCCGGTGCTCGCGACCCTCGTGACGGCGTTCCAGTGGTCCCCGGACGGCAAGCGCATCCACACAGTGCTGTTGCCGGATGGAGGAAAGCGGCCGGTGCCGAAGCCCGGGATCGCGACCGAGCCGAAGGTCCGAATCGCGCGAGACGGCAAAGACCCGTCGCGCACGTACCGGTACCTGCTCGAATCGCCGTACCAGATGCAGTTGCTCGAACACCTGCTCACCGGTCAGGTCGCGGTCGTCGGCGTCGAAGACGGCGCGGTCACGCCGATCGGGGAACCGGCGATGGTCCGCAGCGTCAGTGCGTCGCCGAACGAAAAACAGTTCCGCGTGGCGACCGTGAAGAAGCCGTTCTCGTACTACGCACCCTTCCAACGGTTTGGCACGCAGGAGAGCATCTGGGACAAGTCCGGCAAGTCGCTGGTAACACTGTCCGACCGCAACCTGCGCGAGACCGAGACGCCGCCCGTGGTGACCCCGGCGACGACCCCCACGCAACCGCCGTTCCCCAAGGGCGGGCTAACGAAGGGCGCACGCGGCACGGGCGGCACCCAGCCGGTGCCGGACCCGACGCAGCCTGCGCCCACGCCGCCGGTGAACCCAACGAACCCGGACGACGCGCCGACGGTCGCGCCCGAACCGTTCGACCCGGACGCCAAGCGTGATCTCTCGTGGCGCCCGGACGGGAAGGGGATGTCGTTCTTGCAACTCGAACCCGTTGCCAAGGATGCCAAGAAGGACGATGCGAAGAAGGACGACACGAAAGCGGTGCGCAAGGACCGCGTCATGCAGTGGCTCCCGCCGTTCGGGAAGGACGACGCGAAGGTCGTGTACGAGTCGCCGAACCGGATCGTGGGGGCACAGTATTCCGCCGACGGGCACTGGCTGTTCATCTCGCAAACTGTGGACGCGCAACGGCAGATCACCGCGATCGATGTCGCCAATCCCAAGACGACTTACGTGATCTCGCGCGGCGGTTCCGATTTCGCCACACCGAAGAAGGACGAACCGCCAGCCAAGAAGGACGGCGGCGACAGTGACAACGAGGACGCCGATGACGAACAGCCCGGCGCGGGGCGCGGCGGAGCGACGGTTGGTCTTGGACTATTGGCTCGTCCGCTCGGCGCAGTGAACGTAGTCCGCGTGTCGAACACCGGTACCGTTTACCTTTCGGGCACCGAGCGCGCCCGCGGCGCCGGGGAGGGTGCGTTCCCGAAGCCGTACATCGACGCCGTCAACATCAAGACCGGCAAGAAGACCCGCGTGTTCGAGGGCAAGGCCGATGTGCTCGAAACGGTCGACGGCGTGGACGGTGACGACGTCAAGTACGTGTTCACCACGCGGCAGAAATCGAACGTCGTGCCCAACTCCTACGTGACCGACGTCGGCACCGGGAAGGCGACGAAGTTGACCGACAACGTGGAAAAGAGCGCGTGGTTCCACGAACTGAAGACCGAGCGCTTCCGCGCGACCCGGGCGGACGGGATCAAGTTCTGGGTGAAGGTGACGCGGTCGCCCAAGGCCGAGGGCAAGCTCCCGGCGCTGTTCTGGATCTACCCGCGCGAGTACGCGGACCAGGCCGACTACGACGCCAAGGCCGGTCGCGGCGGCACCGGCACCGGTCCCGGGGCGACGGCCGGGCGCTACACCGGGCCGGCGCCGCGGAGCGTCGCGATTCTCACACTGGCCGGGTACGCGGTGGTCGAGCCGGACGTGCCGATCGTCGGCCCGACCGGGCGGATGAACGACAACTACGTCCCGGACCTGCGGAACGGACTGTGGGCCGCGATCGACGAGTGCGACAAGCGTGGGCTCATCGACCGGGACCGGCTCGCGTGCGGCGGGCACAGCTACGGGGCGTTCAGTACGGCCAACGCGCTGGCGCACACGCCGTTCTTCAAAGCCGGGATCGCCGGGGATGGGTGCTACAACCGCACGCTCACCAGTATGTCGTTCCAGTCCGAGCGCCGGCAGCTCTGGGACGCCCGCGAGACCTACCTGGAAATGTCGCCGCTGTTGCGCGCGAACCAGATCAACGGCGCGCTGCTGATGTACCACGGCATGGAGGACGCGAACGTGGGCACGCACCCGATGAACTCGGAGGCGCTGTTCGCCGCGCTCGACGGGCTGGGCAAGCCCGCGGCGCTGTACATGTACCCGTATGAGGGCCACGGGCCGATCGCCCGCGAGACTAACCTCGATATGTGGGCGCGGTGGCTCGCGTGGCTCGACCTGTACGTGAAGAGCGCGAAGGCGAAGTAG
- a CDS encoding M14 family metallopeptidase translates to MASRFLVPLALAIGTAFLYPGGAARAAEPVAPKVTTPKTHFGFNLGDDYSLANYEQYAAYLAKLAKESDRIKVVDIGRTEERRPQLMAVVTSPANHKLLSRYQTIARDLANADGITSEAAKKLAAGGKAVVWIDGGLHASEVLCAQAVAETVYQMVSGTDPETLRVLDDVIILFVHANPDGHDLVADWYMRDKDPKKRSLGGLPRLYQKYIGHDNNRDFYANTQAETRNMNRVMYREWLPQIVYNHHQTGPPGTVLFCPPFRDPFNYNFDPLVVSGIDAVGAAMMQRFLVEDKPGATTRSGARYSTWFNGGLRTTAYFHNMIGLLTETIGSPTPIRVPFNPAMQLPKADLLSPVAPQEWHFRRSVEYSVTANKAVFDYASRHREQLLYNIWLMGKNATERGNKDSWTVTPKVVAAAKGARGADAFQKFFRDPAKRDARGYIVPADQPDFLTATKFVNALIGTGVRVHRATSAFEVGGKKYPAGSYMVKSAQAVRAHVLDMFEPQDHPDDFAYPGAPPTPPYDAAGYTLAFQMGVQFDRVLEGFTGPFEELKDEIPPPPAKVLDANGVVGFFLRSNTNDAFRAMNQLLAAGEEVQRLKEPFTADGVKHPAGMFFIVKKDGTQARLEKIAQTLGTRFVGSTEAPGKEAGALKPVRVALVDRYGGSMPSGWTRWLFEQFEFPFTVVYPPDLDRGGLRDKFDVIVVVDGLGGGRGGGGGGGGDQPPEPNAVDELALPADFRGRRGSITATKTVPELKKFVSAGGTLLTVGSSTSLANQLGLKIESHLIETGTDGKEKPLGRDKFYVPPSVLRAKVDPAHPLAWGMSDEVDVMFANSPTFRFPTGAAASGLTRVSWFAGKTPLRSGWAFGQEHLDGGTAVIDAAVGKGRVVLYGPQVLYRAQPHATFKLVFNAIVRAGQSE, encoded by the coding sequence ATGGCCTCACGTTTCTTGGTTCCGCTCGCGCTCGCGATCGGAACCGCCTTCCTCTACCCCGGCGGCGCGGCGCGTGCTGCGGAACCGGTCGCGCCGAAGGTCACCACTCCGAAGACGCACTTCGGCTTTAACCTGGGCGACGATTACTCCCTCGCCAACTACGAACAGTACGCCGCGTACCTCGCCAAGCTCGCGAAGGAGTCCGACCGCATCAAGGTGGTCGACATCGGGCGCACAGAGGAACGGCGCCCGCAACTGATGGCAGTCGTGACGTCCCCGGCCAACCACAAGCTCCTGTCGCGCTACCAGACCATCGCGCGGGATCTGGCGAATGCCGACGGGATCACGTCCGAGGCGGCGAAGAAGCTGGCGGCCGGAGGGAAGGCCGTCGTGTGGATCGACGGCGGGCTGCACGCGAGCGAGGTACTGTGCGCGCAGGCTGTGGCCGAGACCGTTTACCAGATGGTCAGCGGAACCGATCCCGAGACGCTCCGCGTGCTGGACGACGTGATTATCCTGTTCGTCCACGCGAACCCGGACGGGCACGACCTCGTGGCCGACTGGTACATGCGCGATAAAGACCCGAAGAAGCGGTCGCTCGGCGGGCTGCCGCGGCTGTACCAGAAGTACATCGGGCACGACAACAACCGCGACTTCTACGCCAACACCCAGGCCGAGACGCGGAACATGAACCGCGTGATGTACCGCGAGTGGCTCCCGCAAATCGTGTACAACCACCACCAGACCGGCCCGCCCGGTACGGTTTTGTTCTGCCCGCCGTTCCGCGACCCGTTCAACTACAACTTCGACCCGCTCGTGGTCAGCGGCATCGACGCGGTCGGGGCGGCGATGATGCAGCGGTTCCTGGTCGAAGACAAGCCCGGCGCGACGACCCGCTCCGGGGCGCGGTACTCGACGTGGTTTAATGGCGGGCTCCGCACCACCGCGTACTTCCACAACATGATCGGGCTGCTCACCGAGACTATCGGCAGCCCGACCCCGATCCGCGTCCCGTTCAACCCCGCGATGCAGCTCCCGAAGGCCGACCTGCTCAGCCCGGTCGCGCCGCAAGAGTGGCACTTCCGCCGGTCGGTCGAATACTCCGTCACCGCGAACAAGGCCGTGTTCGATTACGCATCCCGGCACCGCGAACAACTGCTGTACAACATTTGGCTGATGGGCAAGAACGCCACCGAACGCGGCAACAAGGACAGTTGGACCGTCACGCCCAAGGTGGTCGCCGCGGCGAAGGGCGCACGCGGCGCGGATGCGTTCCAGAAGTTCTTCCGCGACCCTGCGAAGCGCGACGCCCGCGGGTACATCGTCCCGGCCGATCAGCCCGACTTCCTGACGGCCACCAAGTTCGTCAACGCCCTCATCGGTACTGGGGTGCGGGTACACCGTGCTACAAGTGCGTTCGAGGTGGGTGGGAAGAAGTATCCGGCCGGTTCCTACATGGTGAAGTCGGCGCAGGCGGTCCGCGCGCACGTGCTGGATATGTTCGAGCCGCAGGACCACCCGGACGACTTCGCGTACCCCGGCGCGCCGCCGACACCACCCTATGATGCCGCGGGCTATACGCTCGCGTTCCAGATGGGGGTGCAGTTCGATCGTGTTCTGGAGGGCTTCACCGGTCCCTTCGAGGAACTGAAAGACGAGATCCCGCCTCCGCCGGCCAAGGTGCTCGACGCGAACGGAGTGGTCGGATTTTTCCTCCGCTCGAACACCAACGATGCGTTCCGCGCAATGAACCAGTTGCTTGCAGCAGGTGAGGAAGTTCAGCGCCTGAAAGAGCCGTTCACCGCCGATGGCGTGAAGCACCCCGCCGGGATGTTCTTTATCGTCAAGAAGGACGGCACGCAGGCGCGGCTGGAAAAGATCGCCCAAACTCTCGGCACGCGGTTCGTCGGCAGCACGGAGGCGCCCGGGAAAGAGGCGGGCGCGCTCAAACCGGTGCGCGTCGCGCTCGTGGACCGGTACGGCGGGTCGATGCCGTCCGGCTGGACCCGGTGGCTGTTCGAGCAGTTCGAGTTCCCGTTTACGGTCGTGTACCCGCCGGACCTGGATCGCGGCGGGCTGCGCGACAAGTTCGACGTGATCGTGGTCGTGGACGGCCTGGGTGGTGGGCGCGGCGGTGGTGGAGGTGGGGGCGGCGACCAGCCGCCGGAACCGAACGCGGTGGACGAACTTGCACTGCCGGCCGACTTCCGCGGGCGCCGCGGGAGCATCACCGCTACCAAGACCGTACCCGAACTGAAGAAGTTCGTGAGCGCGGGCGGGACGCTGCTCACCGTCGGTAGTTCCACTTCGCTCGCGAACCAACTCGGGCTGAAGATCGAAAGTCATCTCATCGAGACGGGGACCGACGGGAAGGAGAAACCGCTCGGGCGCGACAAGTTCTACGTGCCCCCATCCGTGCTCCGCGCGAAGGTGGACCCGGCGCACCCGCTCGCGTGGGGGATGTCGGACGAGGTGGACGTGATGTTCGCGAACAGCCCGACGTTCCGGTTCCCGACCGGTGCCGCTGCGAGCGGGCTGACGCGGGTGTCGTGGTTCGCGGGCAAGACGCCGCTGCGGAGCGGGTGGGCCTTCGGGCAGGAACATCTCGACGGGGGGACGGCAGTGATCGACGCGGCGGTGGGGAAGGGGAGGGTAGTGCTGTACGGCCCCCAGGTGCTGTACCGGGCACAACCGCACGCCACGTTCAAACTGGTCTTCAACGCAATCGTGCGTGCGGGCCAGAGCGAGTAG